A portion of the Ferviditalea candida genome contains these proteins:
- a CDS encoding methylated-DNA--[protein]-cysteine S-methyltransferase, producing MEARLELEEMIRIDYLEVDSPVGPLLLAGTENGMCLIEFGQLANKPVEQNVMKWFGRRYSAVRLQQNGGQLNGAAAQLREYFAGKRRRFELKLDLQGTPFQLKVWHALSEIPYGETRSYAQIAGAVGSPKAVRAVGGANNRNPLPIVIPCHRVIGSDGTLTGYGGGLSIKEHLLSLERGVRI from the coding sequence ATGGAAGCTAGACTGGAATTAGAGGAAATGATTCGGATCGATTATCTTGAGGTCGATTCGCCGGTCGGACCTTTGCTGCTGGCCGGAACTGAAAACGGGATGTGCCTGATTGAATTCGGACAGCTTGCGAATAAACCGGTGGAACAAAACGTGATGAAATGGTTTGGAAGGCGGTATTCCGCCGTTCGCTTGCAGCAGAACGGCGGGCAGCTGAACGGAGCCGCGGCCCAATTGCGGGAATACTTCGCCGGGAAACGCAGAAGGTTCGAGCTGAAGCTGGATTTGCAGGGGACTCCTTTTCAATTGAAGGTTTGGCATGCGCTCTCTGAAATACCATACGGCGAAACCAGATCCTACGCTCAGATCGCCGGGGCGGTCGGTTCCCCGAAGGCCGTTCGTGCCGTCGGCGGGGCGAATAACCGGAATCCGCTTCCCATCGTTATTCCGTGCCATCGCGTGATCGGCTCCGATGGAACGCTTACAGGCTACGGCGGAGGCTTGTCCATCAAGGAACATTTATTATCGCTGGAGCGCGGGGTGAGAATATGA
- a CDS encoding SDR family NAD(P)-dependent oxidoreductase, giving the protein MLQGKAALITGSATGIGRSIALRLAEAGADVVINYSRSEKEARETQADAERFGVRTLLYKADVGDDQQIREMVQAAIDKFGRLDILVNNAGMTNFVEHADLEGLKEEYWDNAFNVNVKGMFFCCRAAAPELKKNKGCIVNITSIAGMTGLGSSIAYAASKAAAISVTKSLARVLAPEVRVNSVAPGVVDTRWVKGQEDHIQRLADGTPLGRVAAPEDVSEVAYSLITSAGFVTGQTIIVDGGMFI; this is encoded by the coding sequence ATGCTACAAGGAAAGGCAGCATTGATCACGGGATCTGCGACCGGAATCGGCCGTTCGATTGCACTGCGCCTTGCGGAAGCCGGCGCGGATGTCGTGATCAATTATTCCCGTTCGGAAAAAGAGGCGCGTGAAACGCAGGCGGATGCCGAAAGATTTGGCGTCAGGACACTTTTGTACAAAGCGGATGTAGGGGATGATCAGCAAATTCGCGAAATGGTCCAGGCGGCGATTGACAAATTTGGCCGGCTTGATATTTTGGTGAATAATGCGGGAATGACGAATTTTGTTGAGCATGCGGATTTGGAAGGATTAAAAGAGGAATATTGGGACAATGCCTTTAATGTAAATGTAAAAGGAATGTTTTTTTGCTGCCGCGCAGCTGCTCCCGAATTGAAAAAAAACAAGGGATGCATTGTCAACATTACGTCGATTGCCGGCATGACCGGATTGGGAAGCTCGATTGCCTACGCGGCTTCGAAGGCCGCCGCGATCAGCGTGACGAAATCGCTGGCCCGCGTGTTGGCGCCTGAAGTCAGAGTCAACAGCGTTGCTCCGGGTGTCGTCGATACACGGTGGGTGAAGGGGCAGGAGGATCATATCCAGCGTTTGGCCGACGGAACCCCGCTCGGGCGGGTGGCTGCACCGGAGGATGTTTCGGAGGTGGCGTATTCCTTGATCACTTCCGCCGGTTTTGTAACTGGGCAAACGATTATTGTCGACGGCGGCATGTTTATCTGA
- a CDS encoding zinc-binding dehydrogenase, producing MKGKVSYMVEPMKLEFREYDIPKPEAGAVILKIVRTNVCGSELHIWRGHHPTKKTGVLGHEMIGVVESLGEGVTTDYAGQPVRVGDRIVTAYFQTCRKCSACVRGDFYLCERGIEFWNKPPEEAPHFHGSFATHYYIHPNQYFYKVPDNVPDVAAASANCALSQVYFGFDKAVLSYAETVVLQGAGGLGLNAAAVAKEKGARVIVIDGIASRLEMAKKFGADHIIDMNEYDTVEKRAEAVRFLTNGQGADVVMELTGVPAAFSEGIHLLRLGGRYVTIGNISPGQLVEFDPGLLTRKSVTIIPVMRYNPWYLHKSLQFLSDNVEKYPFSDMLDAEYAFEHIQEALDKSASREVTRASIILG from the coding sequence ATGAAAGGCAAAGTTTCGTACATGGTCGAACCGATGAAGCTGGAGTTCAGGGAGTATGACATTCCCAAGCCTGAAGCGGGAGCCGTCATTTTAAAGATTGTCCGCACGAATGTATGCGGTTCCGAATTGCATATTTGGCGCGGGCATCATCCGACGAAAAAAACAGGGGTGCTCGGTCATGAAATGATCGGTGTGGTTGAAAGCTTGGGAGAAGGTGTGACAACGGATTATGCGGGTCAGCCGGTCCGTGTCGGAGACCGCATTGTTACGGCATATTTTCAAACGTGCCGCAAATGCAGCGCTTGCGTTCGGGGAGATTTTTATCTATGTGAAAGAGGCATTGAATTTTGGAATAAGCCGCCGGAGGAGGCGCCTCATTTTCATGGATCTTTTGCCACGCACTATTATATCCATCCCAATCAGTATTTCTACAAAGTGCCGGACAATGTGCCGGATGTCGCCGCTGCCAGCGCAAACTGCGCGTTGTCACAAGTTTATTTCGGCTTCGATAAGGCGGTTTTGAGCTATGCGGAAACAGTGGTTCTGCAAGGAGCCGGAGGATTGGGTTTGAATGCCGCCGCCGTTGCGAAGGAAAAAGGGGCCAGGGTCATTGTCATTGACGGAATTGCTTCGCGATTGGAGATGGCCAAGAAGTTTGGTGCCGATCATATCATTGACATGAATGAATATGACACCGTTGAAAAACGTGCGGAGGCTGTCCGTTTTCTGACGAATGGACAGGGAGCCGATGTGGTCATGGAATTAACCGGGGTTCCTGCGGCTTTTAGTGAAGGAATTCATCTGCTGCGTCTAGGCGGCAGGTATGTGACGATCGGAAATATTTCACCCGGACAGCTTGTCGAGTTTGATCCGGGGCTGCTGACGAGGAAATCGGTGACGATCATACCGGTAATGCGCTACAATCCCTGGTATCTGCACAAGTCGCTGCAATTTCTTTCCGACAATGTGGAGAAATACCCTTTTTCCGATATGCTTGATGCCGAGTATGCGTTTGAACATATTCAAGAGGCGCTGGATAAGTCCGCATCCCGGGAAGTCACACGCGCATCGATCATTTTAGGATAA
- a CDS encoding alpha/beta hydrolase, giving the protein MELTTSKVYLPQELESAYIKPRRKKHVLLALLAFLVMPPVLLISFYGYLSWTLARPSVEGLTSDPLKAVGLPYENITFPAVQHQSMLSGWFIPADDSDKTVIFSHGYAGNREEFWIPIYDIAKALHQRHYNVLMFDYGYVGAQPGRVVTAGVKESKELLGAVEFAKSKGADQIFIWGFSMGAGTALQTALSSRDITGMVLDSTFVLEPNTLMVNLKREFKLPDFPTLDMLRILFPLVNGVSLSQIPYEKVKTTAFPMPILMIHGMKDRLAPYSLAEDIIAHQKNPESRLWLLPNRGHERIYRFQPQEYLQQTMQFLSKVSREAKLPSYSA; this is encoded by the coding sequence ATGGAACTTACTACATCCAAAGTCTATTTGCCCCAAGAATTAGAAAGCGCTTACATTAAACCCCGCCGAAAAAAACATGTTTTGCTGGCTCTCCTCGCTTTTCTCGTCATGCCGCCAGTTCTCCTGATTTCATTTTACGGGTATCTTTCATGGACCTTGGCCCGCCCGTCGGTAGAGGGTTTAACCTCCGATCCGCTGAAAGCCGTCGGTCTCCCCTACGAAAACATCACATTCCCAGCTGTTCAACATCAATCCATGTTGTCCGGATGGTTCATTCCTGCGGACGATTCCGACAAAACCGTCATTTTTTCCCACGGTTACGCCGGCAACAGAGAGGAATTCTGGATTCCGATATATGATATTGCAAAGGCGCTTCATCAACGCCATTATAATGTTCTGATGTTTGACTATGGATATGTCGGCGCGCAACCCGGCAGAGTTGTCACCGCGGGCGTCAAGGAGTCCAAGGAGCTGTTGGGAGCCGTTGAATTCGCAAAATCAAAAGGTGCCGATCAGATTTTTATCTGGGGATTTTCCATGGGAGCCGGCACTGCTCTGCAGACCGCTCTATCTAGCCGCGACATTACCGGCATGGTGCTCGACAGCACATTCGTGCTGGAACCGAATACGCTGATGGTTAATCTCAAGCGCGAATTCAAGCTGCCTGACTTTCCGACCCTGGACATGCTTAGGATTCTGTTTCCCTTAGTGAACGGCGTCAGCTTGAGTCAGATCCCTTATGAAAAAGTGAAAACGACAGCTTTCCCGATGCCTATTCTGATGATTCACGGAATGAAGGACCGCTTGGCCCCGTACTCACTTGCGGAGGATATTATCGCCCATCAGAAAAACCCGGAATCCCGGCTGTGGCTTTTGCCGAACAGAGGACATGAGCGAATCTATCGCTTCCAGCCCCAAGAGTATCTCCAGCAAACGATGCAGTTCCTGAGCAAGGTATCCAGGGAGGCGAAACTGCCCTCATATAGTGCATAG
- a CDS encoding HD-GYP domain-containing protein, whose amino-acid sequence MRFVHVDSVEPGDRLGRTIYTGGGTVLLADNVQLTVYMINTLKRIGVTMVYIKDEHFDDVEIEDVVSEETKRMVINKMSEMFESLRSGKEFNTRHVSVSVDRLLDEIMINKHVLAQLSDIRTEDNQQYLHALNVCIMSVLIGINVGLNQLQLKDLAIGALLHDIGKVGIEGEETGRNHHTWRGFEIIKAKREISLLAAHIALQHHEALNGQGIPRGLDANNIHLYAKIVAVANTFDNLISDFTEGKAMQPHVACEHVSALAGTKLDHDLVLHFLKTVSAYPTGTSVRLSTRETGVVVNQHRGLPGRPVVRVVKQEDEELVIKELDLAKNPTVFIESVIG is encoded by the coding sequence ATGAGGTTTGTGCATGTGGATTCGGTTGAGCCGGGGGACCGTTTGGGACGGACGATTTATACAGGCGGCGGAACCGTGCTGCTTGCGGATAATGTGCAGCTGACCGTATATATGATCAATACGCTGAAAAGAATCGGCGTTACGATGGTTTATATCAAGGACGAGCATTTTGATGATGTGGAAATTGAAGATGTCGTTTCAGAAGAGACGAAACGTATGGTGATCAACAAAATGAGCGAGATGTTCGAGTCGTTGCGATCCGGAAAAGAGTTCAACACCCGCCATGTGAGCGTAAGCGTCGACCGGCTGCTGGACGAAATCATGATCAACAAGCACGTTCTGGCGCAGCTGTCGGATATCCGCACGGAGGACAACCAGCAGTATTTGCATGCCTTGAACGTATGCATCATGTCCGTTCTGATCGGAATAAATGTAGGTTTGAACCAGCTGCAATTGAAGGATTTGGCCATCGGCGCTTTGCTTCACGATATCGGGAAGGTCGGTATCGAGGGGGAGGAGACAGGGCGAAATCACCATACCTGGAGAGGATTTGAGATCATTAAAGCCAAGCGGGAAATCAGCTTGCTGGCCGCTCATATCGCTCTTCAGCATCATGAGGCCTTAAACGGACAGGGGATTCCGAGGGGACTTGATGCGAACAACATTCATCTGTATGCAAAAATCGTAGCTGTGGCCAATACGTTCGACAACCTGATTTCCGATTTTACGGAAGGCAAGGCCATGCAGCCCCATGTAGCCTGCGAGCATGTGAGCGCGTTAGCGGGAACGAAATTGGACCATGATCTGGTGCTGCATTTTTTGAAGACTGTATCCGCCTATCCTACAGGCACCTCGGTCCGTTTGAGCACCAGAGAAACGGGTGTCGTCGTGAATCAGCACAGAGGCCTGCCGGGCAGGCCGGTGGTAAGAGTTGTCAAGCAGGAGGATGAGGAGTTGGTCATCAAGGAACTCGATCTGGCCAAAAATCCGACGGTATTCATCGAATCGGTAATCGGTTGA
- the folE gene encoding GTP cyclohydrolase I FolE: protein MSDFKNYTNADVAANRELIEGHVKEILKLIGENIEREGLLDTPARVTRMFEEIFAGYSIDPKDVIGVTFDENHEELVIVKDIVYYSQCEHHMAPFFGKIHIGYIPSGKIAGLSKFARLVDAVTRRLQVQERITSDIADILEEVLQPHGVMVVVEGEHLCMCARGVKKYGSKTVTSAVRGNFKTNSALRSEFLALIKE, encoded by the coding sequence ATGTCCGATTTCAAAAACTACACCAACGCCGATGTGGCCGCCAACAGAGAATTGATCGAAGGCCATGTAAAGGAAATTTTGAAATTGATAGGCGAAAATATAGAACGGGAAGGGCTTTTGGATACACCTGCGAGAGTGACCCGGATGTTCGAAGAGATTTTTGCCGGTTACAGCATCGATCCGAAGGATGTTATCGGGGTGACCTTTGATGAAAATCACGAAGAGCTGGTCATTGTAAAAGATATTGTTTACTACAGTCAGTGTGAGCATCATATGGCCCCGTTTTTCGGAAAAATTCATATCGGCTATATTCCGAGCGGGAAAATTGCCGGTTTAAGCAAGTTCGCCAGATTGGTCGATGCGGTGACCCGGCGCCTTCAGGTTCAGGAAAGAATCACATCGGACATTGCCGATATTTTGGAAGAAGTGCTGCAGCCGCATGGCGTTATGGTCGTGGTTGAAGGAGAGCATCTGTGCATGTGCGCCAGAGGCGTAAAGAAATACGGCAGCAAAACAGTCACCTCGGCGGTGCGCGGGAACTTCAAGACGAATTCCGCTCTTCGCTCTGAATTCCTGGCGCTGATTAAGGAATAA
- the queG gene encoding tRNA epoxyqueuosine(34) reductase QueG, protein MDLPEQPDRDERRRWQRLKDEIKENLAELGIDKIGFASADPFWELKGILLRHRELGRESGFEEPDIEKRVHPELSLPDPRSIISIAVAYPSKLINPPQSEQGAYRGIISRSSWGEDYHRVLKDRLSRLESFIRRRVPDARMESMTDTGALVDRAVAERAGIGWSGKNCSLITPEFGSWVYLGEMISSIPFPPDAPVTEECGDCTLCLDACPTGALVGPGQLNAGRCISFATQSKEIIDDELKEKIGNRIYGCDTCQTVCPKNGGKNWTHHSEFAPDHERVKPLLKPLLTLSNKQFKAQYGHMAASWRGKKPIQRNAVIALGKFKDESAVGLLRDILMSDKRPELREVAAWSLGKIGGDETVGILGEAMQKEQDKRVRSGIGKALERLDCKPFIRG, encoded by the coding sequence GTGGATTTGCCGGAACAACCGGATCGTGATGAACGCCGGCGCTGGCAGCGGTTAAAGGATGAAATCAAAGAGAATTTGGCGGAATTGGGAATCGACAAGATCGGCTTCGCTTCAGCCGACCCCTTTTGGGAATTGAAGGGGATTCTGCTCCGCCACCGCGAGCTTGGCAGGGAATCGGGATTTGAAGAGCCGGATATCGAGAAGAGAGTTCATCCGGAGCTCAGCTTGCCGGATCCCCGGTCGATTATTTCCATCGCCGTCGCGTATCCTTCCAAGCTGATCAATCCGCCGCAATCCGAACAGGGAGCTTATAGAGGGATCATTTCCCGATCTTCCTGGGGTGAGGATTATCACCGGGTGCTGAAGGACAGATTGTCCCGGCTGGAGTCCTTCATTCGCCGAAGGGTTCCCGATGCGCGGATGGAGAGCATGACGGATACGGGTGCCCTTGTCGATCGCGCAGTTGCGGAACGCGCCGGAATCGGCTGGTCAGGCAAAAACTGTTCGCTCATTACGCCGGAATTCGGTTCCTGGGTATATTTGGGCGAGATGATCTCCAGCATTCCGTTCCCTCCGGATGCGCCGGTTACAGAGGAATGCGGAGACTGTACCCTGTGCCTGGATGCTTGTCCGACCGGAGCATTGGTGGGGCCGGGACAATTAAATGCAGGCCGCTGTATATCGTTTGCGACCCAGTCGAAAGAAATCATTGACGACGAGCTGAAGGAAAAGATTGGAAACCGTATCTACGGCTGCGACACCTGTCAGACGGTCTGTCCGAAAAACGGGGGCAAAAACTGGACGCATCATTCTGAATTTGCGCCCGACCACGAACGGGTCAAGCCGCTGCTGAAGCCGCTGCTGACATTAAGCAATAAGCAATTCAAGGCGCAGTACGGGCATATGGCGGCTTCCTGGAGGGGCAAGAAGCCGATTCAGCGCAATGCGGTGATTGCTTTGGGCAAATTCAAAGACGAAAGTGCGGTCGGACTGCTGAGAGATATTCTTATGAGCGACAAACGACCGGAGTTGAGGGAAGTTGCTGCCTGGTCGTTGGGTAAAATCGGCGGCGATGAAACGGTTGGCATTTTGGGGGAGGCCATGCAGAAGGAGCAGGATAAGCGTGTGCGCTCAGGGATCGGCAAAGCGCTGGAACGATTGGACTGCAAGCCTTTCATTCGCGGGTGA
- the acnA gene encoding aconitate hydratase AcnA, with product MSKDHFSVKTPLTVGAKNYHYYRLQGLEEQGLGNVSKLPFSIKVLLEAAVRQFDGRAITEDHVKMLAGWASSDDYSKEVPFIPARIVLQDFTGVPVVVDLAAMRATTKHFGKDPNRINPLVPVDLVIDHSVMVDAFGSKDALEYNMNVEFQRNEERYRFLRWAQTAFDNFRAVPPATGIVHQVNLEYLASVAATKTVSGETFVYPDSLVGTDSHTTMINGLGVAGWGVGGIEAEAGMLGQPLYFLIPEVIGFKLTGTLPDGATATDLALTVTQMLRKKGVVGKFVEFYGTGLSSISLADRATVANMAPEYGATMGFFPVDEETLNYLKGTGRSEEQVALVEAYYREQGLFRTDSTPDPVFTDTIELDLSTVVPSLAGPKRPQDRIELTDMKSSFNSIVRTPIDKGGYGLDDQKLEQSVEVRSPNGETSAMGNGSVVIAAITSCTNTSNPSVMIGAGLLAKKAVEKGLTKPGFVKSSLTPGSLVVTEYLKKAGLLEYLEKVGFYIAGYGCATCIGNSGPLPDEVSKAIADNDLTVSAVLSGNRNFEGRIHAQVKMNYLASPPLVVAYALAGTVNIDMATEPIGYGADNQPVYLKDIWPSAAEVRQALNEAMSPEMFRAKYQNVFTQNEQWNKISIPEGKLYEWDSQSTYIQEPPFFEGLGAEPGDIVEIRGAKTLALLGDSVTTDHISPAGNISPNSPAGKYLSERNIKREDFNSYGSRRGNHEVMMRGTFANIRIRNQAAPGTEGGVTTYLPTGEVMSIYDASMNYQEQGTPLVVIAGKEYGTGSSRDWAAKGTYLLGVKAVIAESYERIHRSNLVGMGVLPLQFLPGSDWKQLGITGQETFDILGLDNDIQPGQKVTVKATRTDGSAFEFEAIARLDSMVEIDYYRNGGILQTVLRQIMNEK from the coding sequence ATGTCAAAGGACCATTTTTCTGTGAAAACCCCTCTGACCGTCGGCGCAAAAAATTACCATTACTACCGTCTGCAGGGGTTGGAGGAACAAGGGCTCGGCAATGTCTCCAAGCTTCCTTTCTCCATCAAAGTTCTTCTGGAGGCGGCGGTTCGCCAATTTGACGGAAGAGCGATCACGGAGGATCATGTCAAAATGCTGGCCGGTTGGGCGTCCAGCGACGATTACAGCAAAGAAGTGCCGTTCATTCCCGCACGCATTGTGCTTCAGGACTTCACCGGCGTTCCCGTGGTTGTCGATTTGGCCGCAATGAGAGCAACCACAAAGCACTTCGGCAAAGATCCGAATCGGATCAATCCTTTAGTGCCTGTCGATCTGGTCATCGACCATTCCGTCATGGTTGACGCTTTCGGCAGCAAGGACGCTTTGGAATATAACATGAACGTCGAATTCCAACGCAATGAAGAACGCTACCGGTTCCTCCGCTGGGCGCAAACCGCATTCGACAACTTCCGTGCGGTGCCTCCGGCGACGGGAATCGTTCACCAGGTCAACCTGGAATATCTCGCCTCCGTGGCCGCAACCAAAACAGTAAGCGGAGAAACCTTCGTTTATCCGGATTCGTTGGTAGGTACGGATTCCCACACGACCATGATCAACGGTCTCGGCGTTGCCGGTTGGGGTGTCGGCGGAATCGAAGCGGAAGCGGGCATGCTCGGACAACCGCTGTATTTCCTGATTCCTGAGGTTATCGGCTTCAAATTGACGGGAACTCTCCCTGATGGCGCCACTGCGACGGACCTTGCGCTGACTGTCACACAGATGCTCCGCAAAAAAGGCGTCGTCGGCAAATTCGTCGAATTCTACGGCACCGGTTTGAGCAGCATCAGTCTCGCCGACCGTGCAACGGTCGCCAATATGGCTCCGGAATACGGCGCTACGATGGGCTTCTTTCCGGTAGACGAGGAAACCCTGAATTACTTGAAAGGCACCGGCCGCAGCGAGGAGCAGGTCGCTCTGGTCGAAGCTTATTACCGGGAGCAGGGCCTGTTCAGAACGGACAGCACGCCGGATCCCGTATTCACCGATACAATCGAGCTGGATCTGTCCACTGTCGTGCCCAGTTTGGCAGGACCCAAACGTCCGCAGGACCGGATTGAATTGACGGACATGAAATCGTCCTTCAACTCCATCGTACGCACCCCGATTGACAAGGGCGGATACGGTCTGGACGATCAAAAGCTGGAGCAATCCGTAGAAGTTCGCAGCCCGAACGGCGAAACCTCCGCAATGGGCAACGGCTCCGTGGTGATCGCCGCGATTACCAGCTGTACGAATACCTCGAACCCGAGCGTCATGATCGGTGCGGGTCTTCTGGCCAAGAAAGCCGTGGAAAAAGGCTTGACGAAGCCCGGCTTTGTCAAGAGCAGCTTGACTCCAGGCTCTTTGGTCGTTACCGAATATCTGAAAAAAGCCGGTCTGCTTGAATATCTGGAGAAGGTCGGATTCTATATCGCCGGTTACGGATGCGCCACCTGTATCGGAAACAGCGGACCGCTGCCGGATGAAGTCAGCAAAGCGATTGCCGACAACGATCTGACGGTATCGGCCGTACTGAGCGGCAACCGCAACTTCGAAGGCCGTATTCATGCCCAAGTCAAAATGAACTATCTGGCTTCCCCGCCGTTGGTTGTCGCCTATGCCTTGGCCGGTACGGTCAACATCGACATGGCCACCGAACCGATCGGTTACGGCGCCGATAATCAGCCGGTTTACCTCAAGGACATTTGGCCTTCCGCAGCCGAAGTGCGGCAAGCGCTGAATGAAGCCATGAGTCCGGAAATGTTCCGCGCCAAATACCAAAACGTGTTCACGCAGAACGAGCAGTGGAACAAAATCTCCATTCCGGAAGGGAAGCTGTACGAGTGGGACAGCCAATCCACCTATATTCAAGAGCCTCCGTTTTTTGAAGGCCTGGGCGCTGAACCGGGAGATATCGTTGAAATCCGCGGCGCCAAAACGTTGGCACTGCTCGGCGATTCGGTCACGACCGACCATATTTCCCCTGCGGGCAACATCTCGCCGAACAGTCCTGCGGGCAAATATCTGTCCGAACGCAATATCAAGCGCGAAGACTTCAACTCCTACGGATCGCGCCGGGGCAACCATGAAGTCATGATGCGCGGCACGTTCGCTAACATCCGTATCCGCAACCAGGCGGCTCCGGGCACGGAAGGCGGCGTGACGACTTATCTGCCGACCGGCGAAGTGATGTCCATTTACGACGCGTCCATGAACTATCAGGAGCAGGGCACGCCGCTGGTGGTCATTGCCGGCAAAGAATACGGAACGGGCAGCTCCCGCGACTGGGCGGCCAAAGGCACCTATCTGCTCGGTGTCAAAGCGGTCATTGCCGAAAGCTACGAACGCATCCATAGAAGCAATCTGGTCGGAATGGGCGTACTTCCGCTGCAGTTCCTCCCGGGCAGCGATTGGAAGCAGCTCGGCATTACGGGTCAAGAAACGTTTGATATTCTCGGACTGGACAACGACATTCAGCCTGGACAAAAAGTAACGGTGAAAGCTACCCGCACCGACGGGTCGGCCTTCGAGTTCGAAGCGATCGCCCGCCTCGACAGCATGGTGGAAATCGATTATTACCGCAACGGAGGCATCCTGCAAACCGTGCTGCGGCAAATCATGAATGAAAAATAA
- a CDS encoding IclR family transcriptional regulator has translation MDEQKLTVRAVERALDILLCFTESTELGLTEIASKVSLHKSTVHRLLGSLEGRGFILRDASTDKYRLGFRIWELSANLSQTDDPAIILLPEMERLRDELGETISLYIRDGKERIRIQAVQSNHPIRRVAPVGVRLPLFVGASSKILMAYSDPEVQQMILDDPDWPASIDKEAFLRQLGEIGKREVATSFEEREPGAAALAAPIFDRDNKLIAALSVSGPANRLTMEKMQEYADVVIEKARRMGKMIR, from the coding sequence ATGGATGAACAGAAATTAACGGTTCGCGCTGTGGAACGTGCCTTGGACATATTGCTATGCTTTACCGAAAGCACGGAATTGGGATTGACCGAAATCGCGTCCAAGGTATCTTTGCATAAAAGCACCGTTCATCGTTTGCTGGGTTCGCTGGAAGGCAGAGGCTTTATCCTGCGCGATGCCTCTACGGACAAATACAGGCTTGGCTTCCGCATCTGGGAATTGTCCGCAAATCTTTCACAGACGGACGATCCGGCGATTATTCTGCTGCCGGAGATGGAGCGTCTGCGGGATGAGCTGGGGGAGACCATCAGTCTCTATATACGCGACGGCAAAGAACGCATCCGCATCCAGGCGGTGCAAAGCAACCATCCGATCCGCCGGGTGGCGCCGGTGGGCGTCAGGCTGCCTCTGTTTGTAGGGGCATCGAGTAAAATCCTGATGGCTTATTCAGATCCGGAGGTGCAGCAGATGATTCTGGATGATCCGGATTGGCCGGCTTCCATCGACAAGGAGGCATTTTTGCGGCAGCTGGGTGAAATCGGCAAGCGCGAAGTGGCAACCAGCTTCGAAGAGCGGGAACCCGGAGCGGCGGCTCTTGCGGCGCCGATTTTCGACAGGGACAATAAATTGATTGCGGCATTGTCCGTTTCAGGTCCAGCCAACCGCTTGACGATGGAGAAGATGCAGGAATACGCGGATGTGGTGATCGAAAAGGCCAGGAGAATGGGGAAGATGATCAGGTGA
- a CDS encoding YneF family protein, with product MGWQIVIPVITLVVGLVGGFFIGVYYLRKQIENMQNNPDMIREMAKKMGYNINNQQMNRVQQAMKKQKFK from the coding sequence ATGGGCTGGCAGATCGTGATCCCCGTCATTACACTGGTCGTCGGACTGGTCGGAGGATTCTTCATCGGTGTTTACTATTTGCGCAAGCAAATTGAGAACATGCAGAATAATCCCGATATGATTCGGGAAATGGCGAAAAAAATGGGCTACAACATAAACAATCAGCAAATGAACCGGGTTCAGCAAGCGATGAAAAAACAAAAATTCAAATGA